The Juglans microcarpa x Juglans regia isolate MS1-56 chromosome 8S, Jm3101_v1.0, whole genome shotgun sequence genome has a window encoding:
- the LOC121244713 gene encoding uncharacterized protein LOC121244713 isoform X1 — MEGFHSMKRKQLQALCKKHGVPANLTNREMADKLTLLLEEEGEPINKGQSCSKDLGEIGSANDSKMVNKNVKKVKFSPDNETFIFVGSESDSDSDKDYTMVKKRAGKRRSTVKLLSKKQVQVVDSAREIGVSGKNIDRPVRITRSRAQVVGGDTAPFVGKKRPRIGTNVESMEVNDVGFTDKPPADAVSVDGVAGVMKSQAMGRRGRRKTRNSRRNDGVVLLDDVSEDNVEEGAKQKKMLKPSRSNVTKEKGSSTLSTKMGKIGAVGRITRSRTQLDAKASAVDSGANTVEVQVEREEVLQLEEPLKGLGSKGLKKKSVGPQKARVKIDILAMEGPEPGKVLRRSKRNAAIDEDSEPSIRDLGKTKVRTRRAEVQIVEKASAVDKESESLADQKECEDGVRGPGRDASKQDLVVPQKGKMVSKGPLLKKETRKRLRNAGVEGNTGANPTVEPRKEHEKLSLPHGRPRRSNRNSLMLTTSAHMVGDMRNRETAGRVKQARESLQEENLYAVEEPLSSPNASRNDSIFISNADGARKVGRMKRRREPNPKGKGSVIESESSVEKSPRHSTHDVLKSDVVAAIEGPSPIVDTGSAVLDSVDHRIHPDSSCIKEISGKSMGKRKGSTRKSSAKKGLRFLEVSAVTSDFGEVIDTTTTVNEKVVPTPMELKGLSTDQCAHNSVTELEVFNEKENVLLGDVQGKLPLNYISEGNMDDEPCQLSSRVNIADVDSVKLEPLNIQSKVGSVVSSGNASPADCLLPLYQSYYNGEASNLSEMTRRRLETEEPLTGENMNLRNDKQDGQSDGDDQTSVQEDQHLQDANKIDKLIIHEIVVEDHPSELREIRCSNRKFKHTSETGQEISALDLFEGEEIDQVEILAGVTEMEQTISEANLFITETGEGKHGHSDIAATPLRPALESQAVSAISKEVIANYLGTSSPKKDALEEEENQPGAQSTAQSTTLERGNTNHAGEEKYSSYGIETPEERICMGETPVSNAAEKMGTELGMTNESKNESLHSARGVPASGEELFDRVYEQNLRIDGGCLPILDGGVSQGAEKKESDLSDETKVTFLHELSSGGKITPIVQQETDTDRVENTSTSMVGLKCPAAAKEDSSPSEPTSLKGNDEQEGEGNHLKDPLLLSHNGRNDIESGVALLHKAEDSVLTTFRVDAADEKTEARSALTDSNDENPNDAAEGVVEPSSLLHFSLEESKGGNKSESAEVNNILDELLSPNIVGVPRAERSAEEKVTSGFDDTKLLEALNAVSCPELFLEKVFDDEVGVMHRNSNLKALDDILSSKSYMGSKDIFYAEGQKRELFAECSQQVELGDHRDGEVVGLASQSSDSGDLCDNFAKGEVGEFGESAHDDDSCGISAAVPDEAAHTVTMEKMGIVEAKLVGSLLTVSPVEQKKPYYGCGDEVLKIDASAVCTSNEVLPKDSEGMEETSSGVVLTSVQLDEVRFGNLDNQILEVSPELDGSASIGLDVLVSMDDKPADRVENFETVAVDEAGAECSGRKNDSEKVGDGAKLFEEALVSPHLFDYSSKWEEKEAENINSFADTSCGKYEIHPSGVIVSISSISSSHGDEDGFDSFVEGNSYDTEGNEMTDDGRGDNEVSPEERVRAQKNDGPVDGNVENSATAPQELAEDQVDGQNGAVTHADFNGIDCLTFNEPLRRSSVDETEEGLGFNMLAKTGVDSASSEGPGYAEFENSHVVTSEKSEVAVNHVVLPTVIALPSFATRALDSNDDSRAFTSWGLNLLLGGSEEDEVEKSGGVDSVANLLSTTSEDTEEVSMNVAVYEQIAEDQHGAHEQHIVEDVAQMVGSCLAVSDESISENDNESKKQGEVFAITQEHAGCENDEHLFIKVGISSSSIDTEITDAADLDVSNRVTAEETMAECGHNDSKQVQNNADVGDTKFSVGRDGSEHMVEAMEIDVPKIDATIEELSSAPTNMVVGREIDVEFVQTPQSKLESPKLKEKASLSVKQLNSSVVKGTKFKASLIPRTPKNLNMKENVATSKNDQIGNTTAARTMPKRRPLEDLQNN, encoded by the exons ATGGAAGGTTTTCATAGCATGAAGAGGAAGCAACTGCAAGCGCTATGCAAGAAGCATGGCGTACCCGCTAATTTGACGAACCGTGAAATGGCGGATAAGCTTACTTTGCTTCTTGAG GAGGAAGGAGAACCTATAAATAAAGGTCAGTCGTGCTCGAAGGACTTGGGGGAAATAGGCAGTGCAAATGATTCTAAGATGGTGAATAAGAATGTGAAGAAAGTTAAGTTTAGTCCAGATAATGAAACTTTTATATTTGTGGGTTCAGAATCGGACTCGGATTCAGATAAAGACTACACAATGGTGAAGAAACGGGCGGGCAAGAGAAGGTCTACAGTCAAGCTTCTTTCCAAGAAGCAAGTTCAAGTTGTTGATAGTGCTCGAGAAATAGGAGTCTCTGGGAAAAATATTGATCGCCCGGTTCGAATCACTAGGTCAAGAGCGCAAGTGGTTGGCGGAGACACAGCGCCTTTTGTTGGGAAGAAGAGGCCGAGAATAGGCACAAATGTTGAAAGTATGGAGGTGAACGATGTTGGGTTTACTGATAAGCCGCCCGCAGATGCAGTCTCGGTCGATGGTGTTGCCGGTGTCATGAAGTCTCAGGCTATGGGAAGGAGAGGTCGAAGGAAGACGAGGAACTCGAGACGTAATGATGGCGTTGTTTTGTTGGATGATGTTTCTGAGGACAATGTGGAAGAAGGtgccaaacaaaagaaaatgttgaagCCATCAAGATCGAATGTGACAAAGGAGAAGGGGTCTTCTACATTAAGTACGAAAATGGGGAAAATTGGTGCTGTTGGTAGGATAACGAGGTCCCGGACTCAGCTTGACGCTAAAGCTTCTGCAGTTGATAGTGGGGCTAATACTGTTGAGGTACAAGTAGAACGTGAAGAGGTTCTTCAACTTGAAGAACCCTTGAAGGGTTTAGGTAGCAAAGGCTTGAAGAAGAAATCTGTTGGACCCCAGAAGGCGAGGGTGAAAATCGATATCCTTGCTATGGAAGGTCCTGAACCAGGAAAAGTTCTGAGACGCTCAAAACGAAATGCGGCAATTGACGAAGACTCAGAACCGTCGATAAGGGATttaggaaaaacaaaagttaGGACCAGACGGGCTGAAGTCCAGATTGTGGAGAAAGCTTCTGCAGTTGACAAGGAAAGTGAAAGTCTTGCAGATCAGAAAGAATGTGAAGATGGCGTGAGAGGTCCAGGCAGAGATGCCTCTAAGCAGGACTTAGTTGTGCCACAGAAGGGTAAAATGGTGAGCAAAGGACCACTGCTGAAAAAGGAGACTAGAAAACGATTAAGAAATGCAGGCGTGGAAGGAAACACAGGAGCTAATCCGACTGTAGAACCTAGGAAAGAACATGAGAAGCTTTCCTTACCACATGGTCGTCCAAGGAGGTCCAACCGCAACAGCTTAATGCTCACCACCAGTGCCCACATGGTTGGAGACATGAGGAATCGCGAGACTGCTGGAAGAGTTAAGCAAGCACGAGAATCACTTCAAGAAGAAAATttgtatgcagtggaagagcctcTGTCCAGTCCGAATGCGTCAAGAAAcgattcaattttcatctctaaTGCTGATGGAGCAAGAAAGGTCGGGAGGATGAAGCGAAGACGGGAACCAAACCCAAAAGGAAAAGGTTCGGTCATTGAAAGTGAAAGCTCAGTTGAAAAATCTCCAAGACATTCCACACATGACGTCTTGAAAAGCGATGTGGTAGCGGCCATTGAAGGGCCTTCTCCAATTGTGGATACTGGGTCCGCGGTGCTGGACTCTGTAGATCACCGAATTCATCCAGACTCCAGctgcataaaagaaatttcaGGAAAATCCATGGGGAAACGGAAGGGATCCACGAGGAAATCTAGTGCAAAGAAGGGACTTCGTTTCTTGGAGGTCTCTGCTGTAACTTCTGACTTTGGCGAAGTTATCGATACTACCACGACTGTAAACGAAAAGGTGGTCCCAACACCTATGGAGTTGAAGGGGCTTTCCACGGACCAATGTGCACATAATTCCGTTACTGAATTAGAGGTGTTCAATGAAAAGGAAAACGTTTTACTAGGAGATGTCCAAGGGAAATTGCCCCTCAATTATATTAGTGAGGGTAACATGGATGATGAGCCATGTCAGTTAAGCAGCAGAGTGAATATTGCGGATGTTGATTCGGTTAAACTAGAACCACTAAACATCCAAAGTAAAGTTGGGAGCGTGGTTTCTTCTGGCAATGCCTCTCCAGCTGATTGTTTGCTGCCTCTCTATCAGTCCTATTATAATG GTGAAGCTTCCAACCTTTCGGAGATGACAAGAAGAAGATTGGAAACAGAAGAACCCTTGACAGGCGAAAACATGAACCTTAGAAATGATAAGCAAGATGGCCAATCAGATGGGGATGACCAAACTTCAGTTCAGGAGGATCAGCACCTACAAGATGcgaataaaattgataaactcATAATTCATGAGATAGTTGTTGAAGATCATCCGAGTGAACTCAGGGAAATCAGATGCTCAAACAGAAAATTTAAACATACCTCTGAGACAGGTCAAGAAATTAGTGCACTTGATCTGTTTGAAGGAGAGGAAATAGACCAAGTAGAAATCCTTGCAGGGGTTACGGAAATGGAGCAAACTATTTCAGAAGCCAATCTATTTATTACTGAAACTGGCGAAGGAAAACATGGCCACAGTGATATAGCTGCAACTCCGCTTAGACCTGCATTAGAAAGTCAGG CCGTTTCAGCAATTAGCAAAGAAGTGATAGCCAACTATCTTGGTACTTCCTCACCTAAGAAAGATGCCCTAGAAGAAG AAGAGAATCAGCCTGGAGCCCAAAGTACTGCACAATCCACAACGCTTGAAAGAGGTAACACAAATCATGCTGgtgaagaaaaatattctagTTATGGAATTGAAACTCCAGAAGAAAGAATTTGCATGGGTGAAACTCCTGTAAGTAATGCGGCGGAGAAAATGGGGACTGAACTGGGCATGACAAATGAAAGCAAGAATGAATCATTGCATAGTGCGAGAGGAGTACCAGCTTCTGGGGAAGAGCTTTTTGACAGGGTCTATGAACAAAACTTAAGGATAGATGGTGGTTGCCTTCCTATTTTAGACGGTGGCGTTAGTCAAGGTGCCGAGAAAAAAGAAAGCGACCTCTCAGATGAAACTAAAGTTACATTTTTGCATGAACTTTCTTCTGGGGGAAAAATCACTCCGATTGTTCAACAAGAGACGGATACTGACAGAGTTGAAAATACTTCGACCTCCATGGTTGGGTTAAAAT GTCCTGCTGCTGCCAAAGAAGACAGCTCCCCGAGCGAACCCACTTCGCTGAAAGGCAACGATGAACAAGAGGGAG AAGGGAATCATCTTAAAGACCCATTGCTATTATCACACAATGGAAGAAATGATATTGAGAGTGGTGTTGCTTTGTTGCATAAAGCGGAAGACTCGGTTTTAACTACTTTTAGGGTTGATGCTGCAGACGAGAAAACGGAGGCAAGAAGTGCACTAACGGATTCGAATGATGAAAATCCAAATGATGCTGCGGAAGGTGTGGTAGAGCCATCGTCTTTACTTCATTTTTCTCTGGAGGAGTCTAAGGGTGGAAACAAGAGTGAGAGTGCAGAAGTGAATAATATTTTGGATGAGCTCTTAAGCCCAAACATAGTTGGAGTTCCCAGGGCCGAGAGAAGTGCAGAAGAGAAAGTTACTTCTGGTTTTGATGATACTAAGCTCTTGGAGGCATTAAATGCAGTGAGTTGTCCAGAATTATTCTTGGAGAAGGTTTTTGATGACGAAGTGGGGGTTATGCATAGAAACAGCAATTTAAAGGCTCTTGATGATATACTTTCAAGTAAAAGCTATATGGGATCAAAGGATATTTTCTATGCTGAAGGACAGAAAAGAGAATTATTTGCTGAGTGTTCTCAGCAAGTTGAACTTGGTGACCACCGTGATGGGGAGGTGGTTGGACTGGCGAGTCAGAGTTCGGATTCAGGGGACCTTTGTGATAATTTTGCTAAAGGGGAAGTTGGGGAATTTGGTGAAAGTGCACATGACGATGATAGCTGTGGAATTAGTGCAGCCGTACCAGATGAAGCAGCTCACACTGTGACCATGGAAAAAATGGGTATTGTTGAGGCAAAACTAGTAGGGAGTTTGCTAACTGTTAGTCCAGTTGAGCAAAAGAAGCCATATTATGGTTGTGGGGATGAAGTTTTAAAGATTGATGCCTCTGCTGTATGTACTTCAAATGAGGTCTTACCCAAAGATAGTGAAGGTATGGAGGAGACATCAAGCGGAGTCGTACTAACTTCTGTTCAATTGGATGAAGTGAGGTTTGGCAATCTTGACAATCAGATACTAGAAGTTTCTCCAGAGTTGGATGGAAGTGCTTCCATTGGTCTAGATGTCCTTGTGTCCATGGATGACAAACCTGCAGatagagttgaaaattttgaaactgtGGCTGTAGATGAAGCTGGTGCAGAATGTAGTGGGAGAAAAAACGATTCTGAGAAAGTTGGGGATGGTGCTAAGCTGTTTGAAGAAGCACTGGTTTCTCCGCATTTGTTTGATTATTCCAGTAAGTGGGAGGAGAAAGAGGCAGAAAATATCAATTCCTTTGCCGATACCTCTTGTggtaaatatgaaattcatcCAAGTGGTGTAATTGTCTCAATTTCAAGTATTTCTTCATCACATG GAGATGAAGATGGATTTGACAGTTTTGTTGAGGGAAACAGCTATGACACTGAGGGAAATGAGATGACTGATGATGGTAGAG GAGATAATGAAGTTTCACCGGAGGAAAGAGTCagggcccagaaaaatgatgGTCCAGTGGATGGTAACGTGGAAAATAGTGCAACAGCCCCTCAAGAATTGGCCGAAGACCAAGTTGATGGCCAAAATGGTGCAGTAACTCATGCTGATTTCAATGGCATTGATTGTTTGACTTTTAATGAGCCTTTACGTAGGAGTAGCGTTGATGAGACAGAGGAAGGACTTGGTTTTAATATGCTTGCGAAGACGGGCGTTGACAGTGCCAGTTCTGAGGGTCCGGGATATGCAGAATTTGAGAATTCCCATGTTGTAACTTCAGAGAAATCTGAAGTGGCTGTTAATCACGTTGTCCTTCCAACAGTTATTGCTTTGCCAAGTTTTG CAACTAGAGCTTTGGACTCAAATGATGATTCGCGTGCATTCACCAGCTGGGGGCTGAATTTGCTTCTAGGTGGcagtgaagaagatgaagttgaGAAATCAGGTGGAGTGGACTCAGTTGCCAATCTATTGAGTACAACTAGTGAGGATACCGAGGAAGTGTCAATGAATGTGGCAGTTTATGAACAAATTGCTGAAGACCAGCATGGTGCTCATGAGCAGCATATAGTAGAGGATGTTGCACAGATGGTAGGCAGTTGCCTTGCTGTCTCAGATGAGTCTATCTCTGAAAATGACAATGAATCAAAGAAACAAGGTGAAGTTTTTGCCATCACGCAAGAGCACGCTGGTTGTGAGAATGATGAACATCTGTTTATCAAGGTTGGGATTTCAAGCAGTTCCATAGATACTGAGATAACGGACGCTGCTGACCTTGATGTCAGTAATCGTGTTACTGCAGAGGAAACCATGGCAGAATGTGGCCACAATGATTCAAAACAAGTGCAAAATAATGCTGACGTTGGAGATACAAAGTTTTCAGTTGGAAGGGATGGAAGCGAACATATGGTAGAAGCAATGGAGATTGATGTGCCAAAAATAGATGCAACAATTGAAGAACTATCTTCTGCTCCCACAAATATGGTTGTTGGTAGAG AGATTGATGTTGAATTTGTCCAGACACCACAATCAAAGTTGGAATCACCAAAACTGAAGGAAAAGGCCAGTTTGTCTGTCAAACAGTTGAATTCTTCAGTGGTGAAAGGAACAAAGTTTAAAGCTAGTCTGATCCCAAGAACGCCCAAGAATCTTAATATGAAAGAGAATGTGGCAACCAGCAAGAATGATCAAATTGGTAACACTACAGCAGCAAGAACAATGCCCAAAAGGCGCCCATTGGAGGATCTCCAAAACAATTAG